One genomic window of Mus pahari chromosome 23, PAHARI_EIJ_v1.1, whole genome shotgun sequence includes the following:
- the Mapkapk5 gene encoding MAP kinase-activated protein kinase 5 isoform X1, giving the protein MSEDSDMEKAIKETSILEEYSINWTQKLGAGISGPVRVCVKKSTQERFALKILLDRPKARNEVRLHMMCATHPNIVQIIEVFANSVQFPHESSPRARLLIVMEMMEGGELFHRISQHRHFTEKQASQVTRQIALALQHCHLLNIAHRDLKPENLLFKDNSLDAPVKLCDFGFAKVDQGDLMTPQFTPYYVAPQVLEAQRRHQKEKSGIIPTSPTPYTYNKSCDLWSLGVIIYVMLCGYPPFYSKHHSRTIPKDMRKKIMTGSFEFPEEEWSQISEMAKDVVRKLLKVKPEERLTIEGVLDHPWLNSTEALDNVLPSAQLMMDKAVVAGIQQAHAEQLATMRIQDLKVSLKPLHSVNNPILRKRKLLGTKPKDGIYIHDHENGAEDSNVALEKLRDVIAQCILPQAGKGENEDEKLNEVMQEAWKYNRECKLLRDALQSFSWNGRGFTDKVDRLKLAEVVKQVIEEQTLPHEPQ; this is encoded by the exons gAGACCTCCATTTTAGAAGAATATAGTATCAATTGGACTCAGAAACTGGGAGCCGGAATTAGTGGTCCAGTTAG AGTCTGTGTGAAGAAATCTACTCAAGAACGGTTTGCACTGAAAATTCTTCTCGATCGTCCAAAAGCTAGAAATGAG GTGCGCCTGCACATGATGTGTGCCACACACCCCAACATAGTTCAGATTATTGAAGTGTTTGCTAACAGTGTACAGTTCCCTCATGAGTCCAGCCCCAG GGCTCGACTCTTAATTGTAATGGAGATGATGGAAGGGGGAGAGCTATTTCACAGAATCAGCCAGCACCGGCACTTTACAGAGAAGCAAGCCAGCCAAGTAACAAGGCAG ATAGCCCTGGCTCTACAGCACTGTCACTTGCTAAACATTGCGCACAGAGACCTCAAGCCTGAAAACCTGCTTTTCAAGGATAACTCTCTG gacGCCCCTGTGAAGTTATGTGACTTTGGCTTTGCTAAAGTTGACCAAGGTGATTTGATGACACCCCAGTTTACCCCTTACTATGTAGCACCTCAG GTACTGGAGGCACAGAGAAGGCACCAGAAGGAGAAGTCTGGCATCATACCTACCTCGCCAACACCCTACACTTACAACAAG aGCTGTGACTTGTGGTCCCTTGGGGTGATAATTTATGTGATGCTGTGCGGATATCCTCCCTTTTACTCCAAACACCATAGTAGGACTATCCCAAAGGATATGCGGAAAAAGATCATGACAGGAAGTTTCGAGTTCCCAGAAGAAGAATGGAGCCAGATCTCAgagatggctaaagatgttgtGAGGAA GCTTCTGAAGGTCAAACCAGAGGAAAGACTCACAATTGAGGGAGTGTTGGACCATCCCTGGCTCAACTCAACGGAGGCCCTGGATAATGTGCTGCCCTCTGCCCAGCTGATGATGGATAAG GCGGTGGTTGCAGGGATCCAGCAGGCGCACGCCGAGCAGCTGGCAACCATGAGGATCCAGGACCTCAAGGTCAGCCTCAAACCCTTGCACTCCGTCAACAACCCCATTctcaggaagaggaagctgcTGGG CACCAAGCCAAAGGATGGTATTTATATACACGACCATGAGAATGGAGCTGAGGACTCAAACGTTGCCTTGGAAAAGCTGCGAGATGTCATTGCCCAGTGTATCCTCCCGCAGGCTGGTAAAG GAGAGAATGAAGATGAGAAGCTGAATGAGGTAATGCAGGAGGCCTGGAAGTACAACAGGGAGTGCAAGCTCCTAAGGGACGCTCTGCAGAGTTTTAGCTGGAACG GCCGTGGGTTCACAGATAAAGTTGACCGATTGAAGCTGGCAGAGGTAGTGAAGCAGGTGATCGAAGAGCAGACCCTTCCCCACGAGCCCCAGTAG
- the Mapkapk5 gene encoding MAP kinase-activated protein kinase 5 isoform X2: MSEDSDMEKAIKETSILEEYSINWTQKLGAGISGPVRVCVKKSTQERFALKILLDRPKARNEVRLHMMCATHPNIVQIIEVFANSVQFPHESSPRARLLIVMEMMEGGELFHRISQHRHFTEKQASQVTRQIALALQHCHLLNIAHRDLKPENLLFKDNSLDAPVKLCDFGFAKVDQGDLMTPQFTPYYVAPQVLEAQRRHQKEKSGIIPTSPTPYTYNKSCDLWSLGVIIYVMLCGYPPFYSKHHSRTIPKDMRKKIMTGSFEFPEEEWSQISEMAKDVVRKLLKVKPEERLTIEGVLDHPWLNSTEALDNVLPSAQLMMDKAVVAGIQQAHAEQLATMRIQDLKVSLKPLHSVNNPILRKRKLLGTKPKDGIYIHDHENGAEDSNVALEKLRDVIAQCILPQAGENEDEKLNEVMQEAWKYNRECKLLRDALQSFSWNGRGFTDKVDRLKLAEVVKQVIEEQTLPHEPQ; the protein is encoded by the exons gAGACCTCCATTTTAGAAGAATATAGTATCAATTGGACTCAGAAACTGGGAGCCGGAATTAGTGGTCCAGTTAG AGTCTGTGTGAAGAAATCTACTCAAGAACGGTTTGCACTGAAAATTCTTCTCGATCGTCCAAAAGCTAGAAATGAG GTGCGCCTGCACATGATGTGTGCCACACACCCCAACATAGTTCAGATTATTGAAGTGTTTGCTAACAGTGTACAGTTCCCTCATGAGTCCAGCCCCAG GGCTCGACTCTTAATTGTAATGGAGATGATGGAAGGGGGAGAGCTATTTCACAGAATCAGCCAGCACCGGCACTTTACAGAGAAGCAAGCCAGCCAAGTAACAAGGCAG ATAGCCCTGGCTCTACAGCACTGTCACTTGCTAAACATTGCGCACAGAGACCTCAAGCCTGAAAACCTGCTTTTCAAGGATAACTCTCTG gacGCCCCTGTGAAGTTATGTGACTTTGGCTTTGCTAAAGTTGACCAAGGTGATTTGATGACACCCCAGTTTACCCCTTACTATGTAGCACCTCAG GTACTGGAGGCACAGAGAAGGCACCAGAAGGAGAAGTCTGGCATCATACCTACCTCGCCAACACCCTACACTTACAACAAG aGCTGTGACTTGTGGTCCCTTGGGGTGATAATTTATGTGATGCTGTGCGGATATCCTCCCTTTTACTCCAAACACCATAGTAGGACTATCCCAAAGGATATGCGGAAAAAGATCATGACAGGAAGTTTCGAGTTCCCAGAAGAAGAATGGAGCCAGATCTCAgagatggctaaagatgttgtGAGGAA GCTTCTGAAGGTCAAACCAGAGGAAAGACTCACAATTGAGGGAGTGTTGGACCATCCCTGGCTCAACTCAACGGAGGCCCTGGATAATGTGCTGCCCTCTGCCCAGCTGATGATGGATAAG GCGGTGGTTGCAGGGATCCAGCAGGCGCACGCCGAGCAGCTGGCAACCATGAGGATCCAGGACCTCAAGGTCAGCCTCAAACCCTTGCACTCCGTCAACAACCCCATTctcaggaagaggaagctgcTGGG CACCAAGCCAAAGGATGGTATTTATATACACGACCATGAGAATGGAGCTGAGGACTCAAACGTTGCCTTGGAAAAGCTGCGAGATGTCATTGCCCAGTGTATCCTCCCGCAGGCTG GAGAGAATGAAGATGAGAAGCTGAATGAGGTAATGCAGGAGGCCTGGAAGTACAACAGGGAGTGCAAGCTCCTAAGGGACGCTCTGCAGAGTTTTAGCTGGAACG GCCGTGGGTTCACAGATAAAGTTGACCGATTGAAGCTGGCAGAGGTAGTGAAGCAGGTGATCGAAGAGCAGACCCTTCCCCACGAGCCCCAGTAG